From Candidatus Thorarchaeota archaeon:
CTCGATGTGAGGAACAAAGAAATTCCCGATGAAAACATCATAGTAAAACTTTCTAATTAGATATCCGTCTCCCCACCAAGCGGTAGCATTGATTATACAGGTGGCATTATTGCCTAGCCTGCGTGTGTTCACTTCTATACTACTGGAGTTGCTCTCCGCATAGATGACTGTGGGTATTGCCGGTGCACGAATCTCTAGTGCTGTTCTGGTGATATTTGTGACAGGTGACCACGTCGCATTTATCATTATGTGATCCCCGATGAGCATGTCACCGTCGTCTACAATAGGTTGTTGGGTCTCATTCCACAATGAGTAATAGGTCAAATTAAGCTGAGGGGGTTCTGCAGAAACTATTGCAATTGGATTCTTACTTTGAGGGAATGGTTTTAATAAACCAGAAGTTAGGAGAATAGGCGATACAATAACCGTGAATAACATCACAAACACGATTGCGGTTTCTCTGACTCTATTTCTTGGCCATAGACGAACAGAACTAGCTATCGGATTATGATATCCACTATATCTATTCGAAATGAGATCGTGTGAAATACGTTTTGTCAGTTTCATTCTTCTTCCTCCGGGAACGGAACATTTCTCCATATTCGGAATGCTTCATACCACAGAACCCCACAAACTGATGCCATAAGAAGCAGTAGCAAGATGGAATACCAATCGGTATAGCGCCACAGCAATGTAGCAAGTGCTGCGGTCAGCGAGGAGTAAAATGTGGCGTAGAAAAGATATCGTGGGACCATCAAACGGCCTCTGCCGATAAACTGCTTCAACATACCCACTCGGATATCTCTTCTAATACTGTATCTGCCATGGCGGTCTTTGTCCACAAGCCCAATGTCCTTCATCTTC
This genomic window contains:
- a CDS encoding helix-turn-helix transcriptional regulator codes for the protein MPDEIPPQDELEQSIKGRTLRVYWYMLRHPEPMTAREIQHGTDLSSPSLSMHHLEKMKDIGLVDKDRHGRYSIRRDIRVGMLKQFIGRGRLMVPRYLFYATFYSSLTAALATLLWRYTDWYSILLLLLMASVCGVLWYEAFRIWRNVPFPEEEE